Proteins from a genomic interval of Tachyglossus aculeatus isolate mTacAcu1 chromosome 8, mTacAcu1.pri, whole genome shotgun sequence:
- the PCK1 gene encoding phosphoenolpyruvate carboxykinase, cytosolic [GTP] encodes MPPQLHTGLNCTADVVQGSMDGLAPSVRDFIESSARLCQPDKIHICDGSEEENEKILDCMVGQGMIKKLKKYENCWLALTDPRDVARIESKTVIITQEQRDTVPIPKVGISQLGRWMSEEDFEKAFNARFPGCMKGRTMYVIPFSMGPIGSPLSKIGIELSDSPYVVASMRIMTRMGTPVLEALGSGEFVKCLHSVGCPLPLKKPLVNNWPCNPDLTLIAHIPDRREIISFGSGYGGNSLLGKKCFALRIASRIAKEEGWLAEHMLILGITNPEGQKKYFAAAFPSACGKTNLAMMNPTLPGWKIECVGDDIAWMKFDGHGNLRAINPENGFFGVAPGTSVKTNPNAIKTIQKNTVFTNVAETSDGGIYWEGIDEPLGPDVTLTSWKNKEWTPEDGEPCAHANSRFCTPASQCPIIDPAWESPEGVAIEGIIFGGRRPSGVPLVYESLNWQHGVFVGAAMRSEATAAAEHQGKIIMHDPFAMRPFFGYNFGKYLSHWLSMAHRPAAKLPKIFHVNWFRKDKEGKFLWPGFGENSRVLEWMFNRISGENCAKVTAIGYIPSENALNLKGLSDVNMTELFSISKEFWEKEVEDIEKYFDEQVNADLPYEMEREIHALKQRINQL; translated from the exons ATGCCTCCTCAGCTGCACACTGGCCTGAACTGCACTGCTGACGTCGTCCAGGGAAGCATGGACGGCTTGGCTCCGTCAGTGAGAGACTTCATTGAGAGCAGTGCGCGGCTGTGCCAACCTGACAAGATCCATATCTGTGATGGCtcagaggaagagaatgagaaaaTCCTTGACTGtatggtgggacagggaatgatcAAGAAACTCAAAAAATATGAGAACTG TTGGTTGGCTCTCACTGATCCCAGAGATGTGGCCAGGATCGAAAGCAAAACCGTAATTATCACCCAGGAACAACGAGACACAGTACCGATTCCCAAAGTAGGAATTAGCCAGCTGGGTCGTTGGATGTCTGAAGAAGATTTTGAGAAAGCTTTTAATGCTAGGTTTCCAGGATGTATGAAAG GTAGAACAATGTACGTTATCCCCTTCAGCATGGGACCCATCGGTTCTCCTTTGTCTAAGATTGGCATCGAGCTATCCGATTCGCCCTATGTGGTGGCCAGCATGAGGATCATGACCCGAATGGGAACTCCAGTCCTGGAGGCTCTGGGCAGTGGGGAGTTTGTAAAATGCCTTCACTCCGTTGGGTGTCCTTTACCCTTAAAAA AACCTCTGGTCAATAACTGGCCCTGTAATCCGGATTTGACTCTCATCGCTCATATCCCTGATCGTAGAGAGATTATTTCATTCGGAAGTGGATATGGCGGGAACTCTCTCCTGGGAAAGAAGTGCTTTGCGCTCAGGATAGCAAGCAGAATTGCCAAGGAAGAAGGCTGGCTTGCTGAGCACATGCTG ATTTTGGGCATCACAAATCCTGAGGGTCAGAAAAAGTACTTTGCAGCAGCTTTTCCCAGTGCCTGTGGAAAGACCAACTTGGCTATGATGAACCCAACCCTCCCAGGGTGGAAAATTGAGTGTGTTGGCGATGATATTGCCTGGATGAAATTTGATGGACATG GTAATTTAAGGGCTATCAATCCAGAAAATGGATTTTTTGGAGTTGCTCCTGGGACCTCAGTGAAAACAAATCCCAATGCAATTAAGACTATTCAGAAGAACACTGTCTTTACTAACGTAGCAGAAACGAGTGATGGAGGCATTTACTGGGAAGGCATTGATGAGCCTTTGGGACCTGATGTTACTCTGACTTCCTGGAAAAACAAGGAGTGGACACCAGAGGATG GGGAACCTTGCGCTCATGCAAATTCTCGATTCTGCACACCGGCCAGCCAATGCCCAATTATTGACCCAGCCTGGGAGTCTCCAGAAGGAGTGGCCATTGAGGGTATCATCTTTGGAGGTCGCAGACCATCTG GTGTACCTCTGGTGTATGAATCTTTGAACTGGCAGCATGGAGTGTTTGTTGGGGCAGCAATGAGATCTGAAGCCACAGCAGCAGCTGAGCATCAAG GCAAAATTATTATGCATGATCCTTTTGCCATGAGGCCTTTCTTTGGCTACAACTTTGGTAAATACCTTTCCCACTGGCTAAGCATGGCCCACCGCCCGGCAGCTAAGCTGCCTAAGATCTTCCATGTCAACTGGTTCCGGAAGGATAAGGAAGGGAAATTCCTGTGGCCTGGGTTTGGTGAGAACTCCCGTGTGCTGGAATGGATGTTCAATCGAATCAGTGGGGAAAATTGTGCCAAAGTCACTGCCATTGGCTATATTCCTTCTGAAAATGCTTTAAACCTGAAGGGCCTGAGTGATGTGAACATGACAGAACTCTTCAGCATCTCCAAGGAATtctgggagaaggaggtggaggatatTGAGAAATATTTTGATGAGCAAGTCAATGCTGACCTCCCTTATGAAATGGAAAGAGAAATCCATGCGTTGAAGCAAAGAATAAACCAGTTGTAA